AGATAATCCGCAACAGTTTTTGAGCGACAAGAGTATTGCCCGACATAATATAGAGCTGATTAAAATAAGCGAACAAGACCTGCCAATCACTCAACACTACAAGCAAGAGGTAATGAATATGGCTCAACATATTGTTACCTATTCAAATTGGCTTAACACGTTGGTGGTGGAGTGCGATAGTAACAATATCCAGCAAATTGAGCAACTCCCTTTTGTGAAAAAAGTAGAGGTATTGTCTAAGGCAAAGGCTGATAGCGTAAAGTTTAAATCTAACTTTTATAGTGCAAGTAATATAAAACTACATCCCCTTTATGGGGTATCGCACCCAATATCAAAGAGAGCAAACGTTGTAACCTCTCACAAGAGAGGCAGATGGGGCGAGGGTGTATATATAGCAGTTTTAGATGCAGGTTTTGGTGGTGTTGACACTCTTGGCAGATGGTTTGATAAGGATAGAATAAAATTTACCTGCGATGTTGTAAACCCTCAGGGTAATATCTTTCGTGAGAATGAACATGGTACAGCAGTACTTTCAACAATGCTTGCAAACAGAGAGGGTGAATATATGGGCATTGCCCCAAAGAGTGACTATGCTCTTATCCGTACTGAGGATATAAACGTAGAGACTCCTTGTGAAGAGGATATGTTTGTTCGTGGATTGGAGATTGCCGATAGTCTTGGCGTTGATATAGTAAACGTATCGTTGGGATATAGTGATTACAATGGAATAATCTCAGTCTCAACACTTGCTACCGAGATAGCAACAAGTAAAGGCATTGTCGTTGTAACAAGTTGTGGAAACAGAGGTAAAGAGGGATTCACTCTCCCCGCTGATGCCAAAGGTGTTATTGCCGTTGGAGGAGTTGATAAACGAGGCAGAGTTACCGAGTTTACCTCAAGAGAGTATGTTCGTGGCAGATACAAAGCCCCAAAAGTTTGTGCCTTAGGAAGTGATGTTCCAGTTATTACAGGCAGTGGTAAAATTATGATTACTTACGGCACCTCATTCGCAGCTCCTGCCATATCGGGTGCAGTTGCCATTAAAAAGAGTAGGGAATAAAAAATCTTTATTTGAAAAACATTACTTATGAATAAAGGTCAGAGAAGCTTCTCTGACCTTTATTTTATTTATAATTTAAGATATCTAACCATTAATAGTTAGTTGCTCTTAGTCTGAAGTGTGCTTTTGGGTGGTCGCAAATAGGACACATTTCAGGAGCCTCTTTTCCAATAACAATATGTCCACAGTTACCGCACTCCCATATGCAGTCGCCATCGCGAGAGAAAACAATCTTTTTCTCAACATTATCCAACAATTTACGATAACGCTCCTCATGCTCCTTCTCAATTTTAGCAACACCCTCAAACAAGAAAGCAATGTGGTCAAAACCCTCTTCTCTTGCC
This DNA window, taken from Bacteroidales bacterium, encodes the following:
- a CDS encoding S8 family serine peptidase, which gives rise to MPKLLITLTLLIWSSILLAQEGYVVRVWFTDKSECGYSTDNPQQFLSDKSIARHNIELIKISEQDLPITQHYKQEVMNMAQHIVTYSNWLNTLVVECDSNNIQQIEQLPFVKKVEVLSKAKADSVKFKSNFYSASNIKLHPLYGVSHPISKRANVVTSHKRGRWGEGVYIAVLDAGFGGVDTLGRWFDKDRIKFTCDVVNPQGNIFRENEHGTAVLSTMLANREGEYMGIAPKSDYALIRTEDINVETPCEEDMFVRGLEIADSLGVDIVNVSLGYSDYNGIISVSTLATEIATSKGIVVVTSCGNRGKEGFTLPADAKGVIAVGGVDKRGRVTEFTSREYVRGRYKAPKVCALGSDVPVITGSGKIMITYGTSFAAPAISGAVAIKKSRE
- a CDS encoding rubrerythrin family protein yields the protein KIWFKLLHDGIADTATNLADAAAGERYEWTDMYATFAKEAREEGFDHIAFLFEGVAKIEKEHEERYRKLLDNVEKKIVFSRDGDCIWECGNCGHIVIGKEAPEMCPICDHPKAHFRLRATNY